The proteins below come from a single Malus domestica chromosome 03, GDT2T_hap1 genomic window:
- the LOC103407808 gene encoding uncharacterized protein, translating into MNPFISLLLFLLPIISLFITTSVSGSPLKIPRLSPTGGTFVHGNYFANDQPKALSALDQNDFETFYYTQTLDHFNFRRDSFTTFQQRYLINSKYWGGSNVSAPILAYLGAEESIDTDLAIIGFLSENANQFQALQIFIEHRYYGKSIPFGSREEAFKNASTIGYFNSAQAIADYAEILIHVKKQLHAEDSPVIVIGGSYGGMLASWFRLKYPHVAVGALASSAPILYFDNIIPPEKGYYFIVTKDFQEASETCYQTINKSWSEIDEIASKDGGLSILSKKFHTCSLLNNSSELKDYLKSVYAGAAQYDSPPRYPVTVVCGGIDGASSGNDTLSKIFSGLVAYRGNRSCYVNQPGNLSETDIGWGWQTCSDMVIPISISNGTMFQPELFDLEAYIKSCKAKYGVPPRPRWVTTYFGGHDIKLALHRFASNIIFSNGLRDPYSSGGVLEDISRTVVAVHAKNGSHCLDILRANHTTDPGWLVEQRKTEVHIIKGWLAKYYADLLAFK; encoded by the exons ATGAACCCATTTATATCTTTACTTCTATTCCTTCTACCAATCATCTCTCTATTTATCACAACCTCAGTTTCTGGTTCACCCTTGAAAATCCCAAGGCTGAGTCCTACTGGAGGAACATTTGTACATGGAAATTATTTTGCAAATGACCAACCAAAAGCTTTGTCTGCACTTGATCAAAATGATTTTGAAACATTTTACTACACCCAAACACTTGACCATTTCAACTTCAGGCGCGATAGCTTCACTACTTTTCAACAAAGATATTTGATCAACTCCAAGTACTGGGGTGGCTCCAATGTTAGTGCACCAATATTGGCTTACTTGGGcgcagaagaatcaattgacACCGATCTTGCTATTATCGGCTTTCTCAGTGAAAACGCCAATCAGTTCCAAGCTCTCCAGATATTCATTGAG CACCGGTACTATGGGAAATCAATCCCGTTCGGATCAAGGGAAGAAGCATTTAAAAATGCAAGCACTATTGGGTACTTCAATTCAGCCCAGGCAATAGCAGATTATGCAGAGATCCTCATACATGTAAAGAAGCAACTTCACGCTGAAGATTCTCCGGTGATTGTTATCGGTGGATCATACGGTGGAA TGCTTGCTTCATGGTTTCGGCTCAAATATCCCCATGTTGCAGTGGGAGCTCTAGCCTCGTCGGCTCCAATTCTTTACTTTGATAACATTATCCCACCAGAAAAGGGATATTATTTCATTGTGACCAAGGATTTTCAA GAAGCGAGTGAGACTTGCTACCAAACAATAAACAAATCATGGTCTGAAATTGATGAAATTGCCTCTAAGGATGGAGGCCTCTCAATTCTTAGCAAGAAGTTCCACACTTGCAG tttGTTGAACAATTCTTCTGAGCTGAAGGACTACTTGAAATCAGTGTATGCTGGGGCAGCTCAGTACGATAGTCCACCAAGATATCCAGTTACCGTTGTCTGTGGAGGAATTGATGGAGCTTCTTCTGGAAATGACACTCTCAGCAAAATATTTTCAGGCCTTGTTGCATACAGAGGAAACAGGTCGTGCTATGTTAATCAACCCGGAAACCTATCTGAAACAGATATAGGGTGGGGATGGCAG ACGTGTAGTGACATGGTGATACCCATAAGCATCAGCAACGGCACCATGTTTCAACCTGAGCTGTTCGATCTGGAAGCCTACATCAAATCCTGCAAGGCAAAGTATGGAGTCCCTCCTCGACCACGTTGGGTCACTACGTACTTCGGAGGCCAT GATATAAAACTAGCTCTCCACAGGTTTGCTAGTAACATCATTTTCTCCAATGGGCTAAGAGACCCATACAGTAGTGGCGG GGTGTTGGAGGACATATCACGCACTGTTGTTGCCGTCCATGCAAAGAATG GATCTCATTGCTTGGATATACTTCGTGCAAACCACACTACTGATCCAGGCTGGTTGGTGGAGCAGCGAAAAACTGAAGTGCATATCATCAAAGGATGGTTGGCCAAGTACTATGCCGACCTTCTGGCATTCAAATAA
- the LOC139194660 gene encoding secreted RxLR effector protein 161-like — MRKRFWNPEVHYLSAIGALLYLALCTRPDISFPVNLLARYSNAPTRRHWNGVKDIFCYLKGTTDLGLFYTRESPSVVAPYGRRIDSRLVGYADAGYLSDPHRARSQTGYVFTVRDTAISWRSTKQALVATSSNHAEILTLHEASRECFWLREVIEHIRSTSGLTSVIDLPTTIFEDNATCIEQLKKGYIKGDNTKHIAPKFFYSHQKQQHQNIEVKQIHSQANLADLFTKSLPKSTFQKLVQGIDEK; from the exons ATgcggaagagattttggaaccccgAAGTTcattacctaagtgcaattggggctttattaTACTTGGCTctatgcactagacccgacatctccttcccTGTGAATCTATTagctagatacagcaatgcgcccacacgcaggcactggaatggtgttaaagatatTTTCTGTTACCTCaaaggtactacggatttgggcttgttctatacccGTGAATCTCCAAGTGTTGTCGCCCCCTATGGCCGTCggattgattctcgccttgttggttacgcagatgctggatatctgtctgacccacatagagcacgttctcaaacgggttatgtttttaccgttagagacaccgctatatcttggaggtctaccaagcaagcCCTAGTTGcaacttcgtctaaccatgctgagattctcaccctacatgaagcatcgcgtgagtgcttttggttgagagaagTTATagaacatattcgaagcactagtggtcttacatcagtcATTGACCTTCCCACTActatctttgaagacaatgcaacaTGTATTGAGCAGctgaagaagggatacatcaagggagacaacaccaagcacatagcgccgaagttcttttactcacaccagaagcagcagcatcagaacattgaagtcaagcaaatccattCCCAGGccaacctggccgatctctttaccaagtcattacccaagtctacatttcagaagctcgtccaaggaatcg ATGAGAAGTAA